One genomic segment of Rivularia sp. PCC 7116 includes these proteins:
- a CDS encoding PfaB family protein — protein sequence MEKIAIIGFSCLFPDAKNAEEFWHNLIEQKDSTSELSIDEIGIEPTIFYDPVKGKPDKVYSLQGGFVRNFKFDASGYNLPSSLLQNLDDTFKWSLYAAKQALQNSGYLEDKSVLSKCGVLLGTLSLPTKSSNQLFEPLYQQVLNPAIGELLQQEDFEVASLPPAEETSFYNAMISGLPAAIISQALSLSHIHFCLDAACSSPLYAARLASHYLWSHKADLMLAGGISCADPIFIRMLFSGIQGYPENNDISRPLDKSSRGLITSEGVGMLVLKRYSDAVRDGDRIYASITGNGLSNDGRGKHLLSPNPKGQTLAFERAYLEADLDPKAIDYIECHATGTLLGDSTEFNSVETFFGKYQATPFTGSVKSNIGHLLTGAASASLIKVLLSMTKGIIPTTINITNPIGSEDNVISPSRIVTSPTNWHSKSGSIKRAAVSAFGLGGTNGHLILEQNKNIISEESSQPLKLAKMAIVGMDVLFGDCDGLDAFERSIYQGKQHFIPLPAGRWHGVENQTELLEKYNLPDSKVPSGAYISEFEIDTVSSKIPPNELDNLNKQQLLMLKVAERALKDAGVKEGDKVAVLIATEAEFSVHQLQQRWNLSWEIKEGLNASAISLSSDKVNKLETIVKDGIHPEPADSSEFVSYITNIMASRISSLWNFSAPVLTISAGENSTFKVLEVAQHLLTTGEADAVLVGAVDLAGGMENVLLRNELSTVNTGVKTLSYDQKANGWMVGEGAGAVVLKRHQVAKQENECIYAVIDAVSFTQKNATKSDLQSRLGNADANTVSSACQQAFETAEIKPSDISYLEVFGSGISQEDEAEIDGLLRAYPSGANKLTCAIGSVKANIGHTYVASGIASLIKTALCLYYRYLPATPKWNGVKDIKKWENSPFYVVPESRPWFLNPDTVRRTAAINSMGLDGTYAHLIISEEPNKQDRSSRFLQQMPLQLFPIAEKNRENLLQQIDNLHNLVNSGTSLPVAASMAFANYKKCSQDYTLVILARNQKELAKEIEAAIKGVNKAFENGEEWQTPLGSYFTAKPLGKKGEVAFVYPAAVNSYLGIGRNLFRLFPEVQDDIILQNLDNRVSHVEKLVYPRSLNKLSSRQLEGLEKQLLDDSAAMFENEIVVAKLLSRVLQDNFQVKPKFAFGYSLGEVSMMSAIGIWNKFGEMSNALNSSTLFGDRLSGAKNCVREFWQLPPVERSPDSSFWCNYVLIATPSQVRESIVDENRVYLTQINTPEEVVIAGEPAACERVIKKLGCSAFRAPFDHVIHCEAMASEHQEIANVNTLPVQENRQNLILYSAAKYAPIELESKAIAEGIATGLCKQLDFPRLVNRVYDDGAKIFIETGAGNVCSRWIDKDLSDKEHMTISLNRRGLDDYSSILKALAKLASNQVPIDLSPLYSTAEVAKKKSGISTRKVKLGGHNITESILSAQNKKLLQNKSEVTALPVDKEQLATSINTTPKPTEKAEASVKVKEKTKAVHQPQTKPDISIPSPKKSEASPMKKIALSNIENKIEQPKTLAKTTSNLASSGTNKLASTLSVTSYIKPQHKQLSANNLMVHKTHSRFLNYRQDFSQQLSEIIQLQIACAEELFSEDSQ from the coding sequence ATGGAAAAAATCGCGATAATTGGGTTTTCATGCCTGTTCCCGGATGCTAAAAATGCTGAAGAATTTTGGCATAATTTAATCGAGCAAAAAGATTCAACTTCTGAATTAAGTATTGATGAAATTGGTATAGAACCAACTATATTTTACGATCCAGTCAAAGGAAAGCCAGATAAAGTTTACTCCCTACAAGGGGGATTTGTACGTAATTTTAAGTTTGATGCATCGGGATATAACCTTCCCTCTTCATTGCTACAAAATCTAGATGACACCTTTAAATGGTCGCTTTATGCTGCGAAGCAAGCATTACAAAACAGTGGTTATTTGGAAGACAAGTCTGTTCTTTCCAAATGCGGAGTACTGTTGGGCACACTCTCGCTACCTACGAAATCATCAAATCAATTATTTGAACCGCTCTATCAACAGGTGTTAAATCCGGCAATTGGGGAGCTTTTGCAGCAAGAAGATTTTGAAGTAGCAAGTTTACCGCCTGCTGAAGAAACTTCTTTTTACAATGCGATGATATCGGGTTTACCTGCTGCGATCATTTCTCAAGCTTTGTCTTTGTCTCATATCCATTTTTGCCTGGATGCTGCTTGTTCCTCACCTTTATATGCTGCGAGATTAGCCTCTCACTATCTATGGAGTCATAAAGCTGACTTGATGTTAGCTGGTGGTATTAGTTGTGCCGATCCTATATTTATCAGGATGCTTTTCTCTGGTATTCAAGGCTACCCTGAAAATAATGATATTAGTCGCCCTCTAGATAAATCTTCACGGGGATTAATTACTTCCGAAGGTGTGGGAATGCTTGTTCTTAAACGCTATAGCGATGCTGTTAGAGACGGCGATCGCATTTATGCTTCGATAACGGGGAACGGACTTTCTAATGATGGTAGAGGTAAACATTTACTCAGCCCCAATCCGAAAGGACAAACTTTAGCTTTTGAAAGGGCTTATTTAGAAGCCGATCTCGATCCAAAAGCGATTGACTATATTGAGTGTCATGCAACCGGAACTTTATTAGGAGACAGTACCGAATTTAACTCTGTCGAAACTTTCTTTGGTAAATATCAAGCAACTCCATTTACGGGTTCGGTAAAATCTAATATCGGGCATTTGCTTACTGGTGCTGCTAGCGCTAGTCTGATTAAAGTACTCTTAAGCATGACTAAGGGTATTATTCCTACAACTATTAATATTACAAATCCCATTGGTTCGGAAGATAACGTAATTTCACCCAGCCGTATTGTCACAAGTCCTACTAATTGGCACTCAAAAAGCGGTTCGATAAAACGCGCCGCAGTTAGTGCTTTTGGTTTGGGTGGAACCAACGGGCATCTAATTTTAGAACAAAATAAAAACATCATATCTGAAGAATCAAGCCAACCTTTGAAACTGGCTAAAATGGCGATTGTCGGAATGGATGTGTTATTTGGTGATTGTGATGGCTTAGATGCTTTTGAGAGAAGTATTTACCAAGGAAAACAACATTTTATTCCCCTACCTGCTGGGAGATGGCACGGTGTAGAAAATCAAACAGAGCTACTGGAAAAATATAACTTACCTGATTCTAAAGTACCCAGTGGAGCTTATATTAGCGAATTTGAAATTGATACCGTATCTAGTAAAATTCCCCCCAACGAGTTAGATAATCTCAACAAGCAACAATTATTGATGCTTAAAGTTGCAGAACGCGCTCTAAAAGATGCAGGCGTTAAAGAAGGCGATAAGGTCGCGGTTTTAATCGCCACAGAAGCCGAATTTTCCGTTCATCAACTCCAGCAAAGATGGAATTTGTCTTGGGAAATAAAAGAAGGATTAAATGCTAGCGCAATATCCCTATCATCTGATAAAGTTAATAAGTTAGAAACAATAGTTAAAGATGGAATTCATCCCGAACCAGCCGATAGCAGCGAATTCGTTAGCTACATAACCAATATTATGGCGAGTCGCATTTCCTCGCTATGGAATTTTTCTGCTCCCGTTTTAACTATTTCTGCTGGCGAAAACTCCACATTTAAGGTTTTAGAAGTAGCGCAACATTTATTAACTACTGGGGAAGCAGATGCCGTATTAGTGGGTGCTGTGGATTTAGCTGGCGGCATGGAAAATGTGTTATTAAGAAATGAATTATCGACAGTTAATACAGGTGTAAAGACTCTATCCTATGACCAAAAAGCTAACGGCTGGATGGTTGGCGAAGGTGCGGGTGCAGTAGTTTTAAAGCGACATCAAGTAGCAAAACAGGAAAACGAGTGCATCTACGCGGTAATCGATGCAGTTAGTTTCACGCAGAAAAATGCTACCAAAAGTGATTTGCAAAGTCGCTTGGGAAATGCAGATGCAAACACCGTTAGTTCTGCCTGTCAACAAGCTTTTGAGACAGCAGAAATTAAACCTTCAGATATATCTTATTTGGAAGTTTTTGGTAGCGGTATTTCTCAAGAAGACGAAGCAGAAATTGACGGATTACTTCGGGCTTATCCAAGCGGTGCAAACAAATTAACCTGCGCGATCGGCAGCGTTAAAGCTAATATTGGTCACACCTATGTTGCATCGGGAATTGCAAGTTTAATTAAAACTGCTTTGTGTCTCTATTATAGATATCTCCCTGCAACACCAAAATGGAATGGTGTCAAAGATATTAAAAAGTGGGAAAACAGTCCTTTCTATGTTGTTCCGGAATCGAGGCCTTGGTTTCTCAATCCAGATACCGTTCGAAGAACGGCAGCTATTAATAGCATGGGTTTAGATGGCACTTACGCTCATTTAATAATATCTGAAGAACCAAATAAACAAGACCGCAGCAGCAGATTTTTGCAGCAAATGCCTCTGCAGTTGTTTCCTATAGCTGAAAAAAATCGCGAAAATTTACTACAGCAAATTGACAATTTGCATAATTTAGTAAATAGCGGAACATCTCTTCCCGTAGCTGCGAGCATGGCTTTTGCTAATTATAAAAAATGCAGTCAAGATTATACTTTAGTAATTTTAGCTCGCAACCAGAAAGAATTAGCTAAAGAAATAGAGGCAGCTATCAAAGGTGTAAATAAGGCATTTGAGAATGGTGAAGAATGGCAAACACCACTAGGTAGTTATTTTACAGCTAAACCGCTGGGCAAAAAAGGAGAAGTTGCATTTGTCTATCCTGCTGCGGTTAATTCCTATCTCGGTATTGGTAGAAATCTCTTCCGTTTATTTCCCGAAGTTCAGGATGATATTATCCTGCAAAATTTAGACAATCGCGTCAGTCACGTTGAGAAGTTAGTATATCCCCGCAGCTTGAATAAACTATCAAGCAGGCAATTAGAAGGGCTAGAAAAGCAACTGCTAGATGATTCGGCAGCAATGTTTGAAAACGAAATAGTCGTTGCGAAGCTGCTTTCAAGAGTGCTTCAGGATAACTTCCAAGTTAAACCAAAATTTGCTTTTGGTTACAGCTTAGGTGAAGTTAGTATGATGTCTGCTATCGGGATATGGAATAAATTCGGCGAGATGAGCAACGCTTTAAACTCCAGCACCTTATTTGGAGACAGGTTATCCGGTGCGAAAAACTGCGTCAGAGAATTTTGGCAGCTACCACCTGTAGAGCGATCGCCAGACAGCAGTTTTTGGTGCAATTACGTGCTTATAGCCACACCATCCCAAGTAAGGGAGAGCATAGTAGATGAAAATCGCGTTTACCTAACTCAAATAAATACACCCGAAGAAGTCGTAATTGCAGGTGAGCCAGCAGCTTGCGAAAGAGTCATCAAAAAATTAGGTTGTAGTGCATTCCGGGCACCTTTCGATCACGTAATTCATTGCGAAGCAATGGCTTCCGAACACCAGGAAATTGCTAACGTCAACACTTTACCAGTTCAAGAAAATCGGCAAAATCTAATACTTTATTCTGCGGCAAAATATGCGCCAATAGAATTAGAAAGTAAAGCCATTGCTGAAGGTATCGCTACAGGACTTTGTAAACAGCTTGATTTTCCCCGACTGGTGAACCGAGTTTATGATGATGGTGCAAAAATATTTATCGAAACCGGTGCTGGGAACGTTTGTTCTCGATGGATTGACAAAGATTTAAGCGATAAAGAACATATGACAATTTCTCTTAATCGTAGGGGTTTAGACGACTATAGTAGCATTCTGAAAGCATTAGCAAAACTTGCTAGCAATCAAGTTCCTATAGATTTATCACCGCTATATTCCACTGCCGAAGTAGCTAAGAAAAAATCTGGCATAAGCACTAGAAAAGTTAAGTTGGGCGGTCATAATATTACCGAAAGTATTCTGAGCGCCCAGAACAAAAAACTTTTACAAAATAAATCAGAAGTTACCGCTTTACCTGTTGATAAAGAGCAATTGGCAACAAGTATAAACACAACACCCAAACCGACTGAAAAAGCCGAAGCATCAGTAAAGGTAAAAGAAAAAACAAAGGCAGTTCATCAACCACAAACTAAACCAGATATTTCTATACCATCACCGAAAAAGTCAGAAGCAAGTCCCATGAAAAAAATCGCCTTATCTAATATAGAAAATAAAATAGAGCAACCAAAAACTCTGGCGAAAACTACTTCAAACCTTGCATCTTCTGGCACAAATAAATTAGCTTCAACTTTGAGCGTGACCAGTTATATTAAACCTCAACATAAACAACTTAGCGCGAATAATTTAATGGTTCATAAGACCCATTCTAGATTTTTAAATTATCGTCAAGATTTTAGTCAACAACTCAGCGAAATAATTCAATTACAAATAGCTTGTGCCGAGGAATTGTTTTCTGAAGATTCTCAATAA